A single Osmerus mordax isolate fOsmMor3 chromosome 9, fOsmMor3.pri, whole genome shotgun sequence DNA region contains:
- the ndufaf1 gene encoding complex I intermediate-associated protein 30, mitochondrial has translation MNLASKPIEISMFRPEIHVSKAKSRTPNMSLSRTTLCSGKLLRPLWQQSLLAPSAPRMTVAWRTIWKGEYRRPGQPTDKSLPWKHFKFDFAKGMEGIWKHFSLLKEEFLAPIKGPQGQPLAEHMLEQTRVIWEFRGPESLEKWTVSSDREMGGRSEAYLKLGRNNTTGLLYGTLCTNPPRDGETRYSGYCSLRSQQPKGSFDRIKHLDWTNFNTLHLRIRGDGRPWMINITTEMYFSHMKNDIYSYFLYTRGGPYWQDVKIPFSKFFLSNHGRIQDDQSCIWLDKVNTIGFTLGDKVDGPFQLEIDFIGACNDKAHTEEFAYELYKRNPEV, from the exons ATGAATCTAGCTTCAAAACCAATCGAAATTTCAATGTTCCGACCTGAAATCCACGTATCAAAGGCAA AATCCAGGACGCCAAACATGTCTTTGTCAAGGACCACATTGTGTTCAGGGAAGCTGCTGAGGCCTCTCTGGCAGCAGAGCCTCTTGGCACCCTCTGCTCCTCGTATGACTGTGGCATGGAGGACTATCTGGAAGGGAGAGTACAGACGGCCAGGCCAGCCCACAGACAAAAGCCTACCATGGAAACATTTCAAATTCGACTTTGCTAAAGGCATGGAGGGGATATGGAAGCATTTCTCCCTGCTGAAGGAGGAGTTTCTGGCTCCCATAAAAGGCCCCCAGGGCCAGCCGCTGGCGGAGCACATGCTGGAGCAGACCAGAGTGATCTGGGAGTTCAGAGGACCGGAGTCTCTGGAGAAGTGGACCGTCTCCTCTGACCGGGAGATGGGTGGACGGAGTGAGGCTTATCTGAAGCTGGGGAGGAACAACACCACAGGCCTGCTGTACGGAACACTCTGCACCAACCCTCCGAGGGACGGGGAGACTCGCTACAGCGGCTACTGCTCCTTACGCTCCCAGCAACCAAAG ggttcATTTGATAGGATAAAGCACCTTGACTGGACGAACTTCAACACCCTACACTTGCGTATTCGTGGAGATGGACGTCCATGGATGATAAACATTACAACCGAAATGTATTTCTCTCACATGAAGAATGACATATACAGTTACTTTCTGTACACCAGAGGTGGACCTTACTGGCAAGATGTCAAG ATCCCATTCTCGAAATTCTTCCTTTCAAATCACGGAAGAATACAAGATGACCAGTCTTGTATCTGGTTGGACAAG gtTAACACTATTGGATTCACGTTGGGTGATAAAGTGGATGGTCCATTTCAGTTGGAGATTGACTTTATTGGTGCATGTAATGATAAAGCTCACACAGAAGAGTTTGCATACGAACTGTACAAGAGAAACCCAGAGGTCTGA
- the nusap1 gene encoding nucleolar and spindle-associated protein 1, translating to MDLDCMKYAELRRLAKEAGLKANMKADKLREALKRHYQEQQHQVEQETDLNGGLAPNDDDTNDNQVDQQVTTTSLFVTKRRGKAFKRKNSEEVNKESEALETDEKDSHSGAQTMSAKKRRVFSTQQPDIQPEKTATNTVPATCDKVGEPKVTKAGKIPRHEALLKRTKPMLKPTTPNFKKLHEAHFNKMESIDLYVQRKTKQMDVFRNSVKELKLLSDKTISKPAEGNPQRKSNRASLFSPASVDTKPSSGRRRHTQLNKPALKDSVPFRPSVLSTRRINVRFSQVVEDNEQKRAVVKTPARLSPCVDLITPGQDTKAKGKPEIKTSGLSSTKTPGSTFVFNGNTSISNTPGTNKKSTFDLKASLSRPLSYKPHKGKLRPFGPTQETSVEIPSNQKNYKQHKVQTREERRTKHKEDRKQKKENMLGARRGLTMS from the exons ATGGATTTAGACTGTATGAAGTATGCAGAATTACGGCGTCTGGCTAAAGAAGCTGGACTCAAGGCAAATATGAAG GCTGATAAGCTGCGAGAAGCGCTCAAACGGCACTACCAAGAACAGCAACACCAGGTTGAACAAGAAACAGACTTGAATGGAGGCTTGGCACCAAACGACGATGACACAAACGACAACCAGGTTGATCAGCAAGTTACCACAACTTCATTATTCGTTACCAAACGACGTGGTAAAGCATTTAAGAGGAAGAACTCCGAGGAAGTCAATAAAGAAAGCGAAGCACTTGAG aCTGACGAGAAAGATTCCCATTCTGGAGCTCAGACTATGAGTGCCAAGAAGAGGCGTGTGTTTTCCACTCAACAGCCTGACATACAGCCGGAAAAAACAGCCACAAACACAGTGCCTGCGACATGCGATAAAG TTGGAGAGCCTAAAGTAACGAAAGCAGGAAAAATTCCCCGCCATGAGGCCCTGTTGAAGAGGACTAAGCCCATGTTGAAGCCCACCACGCCGA ACTTCAAAAAGCTCCACGAGGCACACTTTAACAAGATGGAGTCTATTGATTTATATGTCCAGAGGAAGACCAAGCAGATGGATGTGTTCAGAAATTCAGTAAAGGAATTGAAG TTGCTCTCAGACAAGACTATTTCAAAGCCGGCAGAGGGAAACCCTCAACGC AAGTCCAACAGAGCCTCCCTGTTCAGTCCTGCATCTGTGGATACGAAGCCCTCCTCAGGCAGACGCAGACACACCCAGCTCAACAAGCCTGCCCTGAAGGACAGCGTTCCATTCAGACCATCCGTCCTCTCCACTCGCAGGATCAATGTTCG GTTCTCTCAAGTTGTCGAGGATAACGAGCAGAAGAGGGCCGTGGTGAAGACCCCTGCACGCTTGTCTCCCTGCGTGGACCTCATCACTCCAGGACAGGACACTAAAGCGAAGGGGAAGCCTGAAATCAAGACGTCTGGTCTATCTTCCACAAAGACTCCAG GATCAACATTTGTCTTTAACGGAAACACAAGTATTTCAAACACCCCTGGGACCAACAAGAAATCCACGTTTGATTTGAAAGCTAGTCTCTCTCGTCCCCTGTCCTACAAGCCTCATAAGG GAAAGTTGAGGCCGTTTGGACCAACCCAGGAGACCTCAGTGGAAATCCCATCTAATCAGAAGAATTACAAACAGCACAAGGTCCAAACAAG GGAGGAACGGAGAACGAAACATAaggaagacaggaagcagaaaaaAGAGAATATGCTAGGGGCCAGAAGAGGCCTCACCATgtcttaa
- the oip5 gene encoding protein Mis18-beta, whose protein sequence is MDPREGVYRNVMTFHCGQCNTVWADSLGLCGEAKCCDSLICSSKWCVDVPKMFHCQPKHTSTAFVVSLRQMFAVLSRTRQAMAPGPRVSLTTHVWLPLNFKFILTSINLSLEVTLDVIIKKELESSLEEKWENCIYNSLSCSGCGCSVGVVLVSAPQRLASLRSLFLIRKDNMNGYQFSDGSMVKASTLNFDIEPIGKSIATLKQEMEAALKHISLLHGSLRESSTASLD, encoded by the exons ATGGACCCAAGAGAAGGTGTTTACAGGAATGTCATGACTTTCCACTGTGGACAATGCAACACCGTGTGGGCAGACTCACTCGGACTTTGTGGAGAAGCAAAGTGTTGTGACTCACTAATATGCAGCAGTAAGTGGTGTGTTGATGTGCCAAAAATGTTTCATTGTCAACCAAAACATACGTCTACAGCATTTGTTGTCAGTTTACGTCAAATGTTTGCTGTCTTGAGCAGGACTCGGCAAGCTATGGCTCCGGGGCCACGTGTCTCTTTGACCACTCACGTTTGGCTCCCACTCAATTTTAAGTTCATTCTTACAAGTA TTAATCTTTCCTTAGAGGTCACCCTAGATGTGATAATCAAGAAGGAGCTAGAGTCAAGTCTCGAGGAGAAATGGGAAAACTG CATCTACAATTCCCTGAGCTGCTCTGGGTGTGGCTGTTCTGTGGGTGTAGTCCTCGTCTCAGCCCCACAGCGTCTCGCCAGTCTGCGTTCCCTCTTTCTCATCCGGAAAGATAACATGAATGG TTATCAATTCAGTGATGGTTCAATGGTGAAGGCTTCTACACTTAACTTTGACATAGAGCCCATTGGAAAAAGTATAGCTACG CTGAAACAAGAAATGGAGGCTGCACTGAAGCACATTTCTCTGCTACATGGCAGtctgagagagagcagcactgCAAGCCTAGATTAG